A segment of the Dethiosulfovibrio peptidovorans genome:
TAAAATTTCCCAGGCGGAATTGAAGTCTCTCTCCTTGATTTTTCCGATAAAGCCCGGGATATCGATGGACACGGGGCAGCCTTTTACACACGGTGCGTTTTTGCAGTTGAGGCAGCGAGATGCCTCTTGAACGGCTTCCTCCTCGGTATAGCCAAAACATACCTCTTTAAAGTTGCGGGCACGAATTTCTGGAGCCTGCTCCCCTATGGGCGTTCTCTGACGGCAAATAGCCATATCGATCAAGCCTCCCTTTGATCGAAAAGCTCCATGGAATGCTTTTCCTCATCTTTATACTGCTTCAGTCTTGCCATGAACTCGTCCCAGTCGACGGTCCATCCGTCGAACTCCGGTCCCTGGCAGCAGGCAAACTTCACCTCATCGTTTACGGTAACTCGGCAGCAACCGCACATCCCTGTGCCGTCGATCATGATGGGATTGAGGGAGACCCAACACGGGATTTTAAGTTCCCGAGCTTTTATGGATGAGAATTTCATCATGATGGATGGGCCAATCGCCCAAGAACAATCGATATGCTCCCCTCTCTCTGCAAGCATATCCATTGCGGTGGTGACCACGCCTTTGATCCCCTCGGAGCCATCGTCGGTAGTTATAATCAGCTCGTCTGAATATTTGCCACACTCATCTTTCATTATGACAAGGTCGGAGGTCCGTCCTCCCAAGATGGTGATGACCTTATTCCCCGCCAATTTGAGTGCCTTTAGTATGGGGTAGAGAGCGGCAATCCCGACTCCTCCGCCGATCATAAGAACCGTTCCGTATTTTTCTATCTCGCTGGGGGTTCCCAATGGTCCCAGTATATCGATAATAGACTCACCGACATCCAGACAGCTTAACTCACGCGTCGTTTTTCCGACGACCTGGAATATGATTCGAATTTTGCCGCCTTCAGGGTCATAATCGGCTACGGTTAAAGGGATACGCTCCCCGTGGTTGTTGGGACGCAGAACGCAGAATTGCCCTGGTTTTCCGTTCTTGGCGATGTTGGGAGCCTGAACCCATATGTCAAACTCGCCCTCCATAATACATTTTTTTTCGAGTATTTTAAACATTTTCCCCCTCCTACTAGATTGTATCCATTGACGTTACTTTGCTGACCACAGTATAAAGAAAACCCCTCTCCAATAGCATGCATTATACACTATCATGTCTATTTTTTCACGATGTTTGTATTTAATAGAGGTCTGTATTTTCAATACATTCTTTTTGTGTTTTTTAAAAGTGTGTTTGGAGTATTCCTCTGAGTTTCGCCCAAAATAGTTTGGGGTTGGGCTGAGGGCATAGTATAATGAATAAAAAACAAACATTTGATAAGGAGGGCTTGTCATGTTCAGCATGACCTTTTTTAACGGTAAAATTCCAAGTGTGGAAGATCGATTAAAGATAAAGGAGGCAGCCCACTGGATAGAGCAAGGGATGGAAGAGAGAAAGGAGGGGTTTGGTTGGCTTTGGCTGCCGAGCGAGGATCCTGCGGTTCTCTTAGAGGTGGCGCAGTGGCTTCGCTCTTTTAATGCGCTGGTCCAAGTCGGTATCGGTGGATCTTCTTTGGGAAACCTGATGCTTCACCAAGCCCTGCTTCCGCCGTATTACAACGAGCTATCCACGGAGCAGCGTGGGGCTCCTCGTTTTTACATGGCGGATAATCTGGACGAGGAGGAGAATCAGGCCATCTGGAACGCTCTGGATCTGGATCGATCAGGGTTTATCGTCGTGAGCAAATCCGGTCGAACATTGGAGACTATGGCGAATTTCCTTTTTTTCTGGGAGCGGCTGAAAGATCGGCTGGGTCCCAAGGCTGCCTCGAGGGTGGTCGTGATCACCGATCAGAAAGCAGGGCTCCTTCGGCAGTTTGTCTTGGAAACTGGGTGCCGCAGTCTCTCCCTCCCTAGGGATGTGGGGGGGCGTTACTCGGTTCTCTCGTCCGTCGGGCTCCTCTCCGCTGCGGCTTTGGGTATTGATGTGCGGGGACTGCT
Coding sequences within it:
- a CDS encoding dihydroorotate dehydrogenase, producing the protein MFKILEKKCIMEGEFDIWVQAPNIAKNGKPGQFCVLRPNNHGERIPLTVADYDPEGGKIRIIFQVVGKTTRELSCLDVGESIIDILGPLGTPSEIEKYGTVLMIGGGVGIAALYPILKALKLAGNKVITILGGRTSDLVIMKDECGKYSDELIITTDDGSEGIKGVVTTAMDMLAERGEHIDCSWAIGPSIMMKFSSIKARELKIPCWVSLNPIMIDGTGMCGCCRVTVNDEVKFACCQGPEFDGWTVDWDEFMARLKQYKDEEKHSMELFDQREA